The following are from one region of the Girardinichthys multiradiatus isolate DD_20200921_A chromosome 9, DD_fGirMul_XY1, whole genome shotgun sequence genome:
- the aldh9a1a.1 gene encoding 4-trimethylaminobutyraldehyde dehydrogenase A has translation MAQSILSTMSRALTGTLVVTEPLNFWAGKRMKPREEKKAEPVFEPATGRVLHQLVPCGAEEVDEAIQSAHSAYLKWSKLSGMERARVMLEAARITRERREEIAKLEVINNGKCITEALVDIDVASQTMEFYAGMAGTLTGQHIQLPGGAFAYSRREPLGVCAGIGAFNYPFQISVTKSAPALACGNAMVFKPSPMTPLTAVIMAEIYKEAGVPDGLFCVVQGGAETGSLLCHHPKIAKISFTGSVPTGKKIMEMSAKGVKQVTLELGGKSPLIIFKDCDLENAVRGALMANFLTQGQVCCNGTRVFVQREIMPQFLEEVVKRTKTIAVGDPLLESTRMGAMISKPQLDKALGFVTQAKKEGAKVLCGGEAFVPSDPKLKGGYFMSPCVLDNCRDDMTCVKEEIFGPVMSVLPFDNEEEVIQRANNTTYGLASGVFTRDISRAHRVAERLEAGTCFINNYNSIAVEMPFGGYKMSGFGRENGQVTIEYYSQLKTVVVELGDVENHF, from the exons ATGGCCCAGTCCATCCTCAGCACGATGTCCAGAGCCTTGACGGGAACGCTGGTGGTTACAGAGCCTCTGAATTTCTGGGCTGGAAAACGGATGAAACCCAGGGAGGAGAAAAAGGCCGAGCCCGTGTTCGAGCCTGCAACTG GCCGTGTCCTGCACCAGTTGGTGCCCTGTGGGGCGGAGGAGGTGGATGAAGCCATCCAGAGTGCCCACTCTGCCTACCTGAAATGGAGCAAGCTGTCTGGCATGGAGAGGGCTCGGGTCATGCTTGAGGCCGCCCGCATTACGAGG GAAAGAAGGGAGGAAATTGCAAAGCTGGAGGTGATCAACAATGGCAAGTGCATCACTGAAGCTCTGGTGGATATTGATGTTGCCAGCCAGACCATGGAGTTCTATGCTGGCATGGCTGGTACACTTACAG GTCAGCACATCCAGCTCCCTGGAGGAGCCTTCGCCTACAGCAGGAGGGAGCCCCTTGGTGTGTGCGCTGGAATCGGAGCATTCAACTACCCCTTTCAGATCTCTGTAACAAAGTCTGCTCCGGCCCTGGCATGTG GTAATGCTATGGTGTTCAAGCCTTCTCCCATGACTCCTCTGACTGCTGTGATTATGGCTGAGATCTACAAAGAAGCAGGGGTACCTGATGGACTCTTCTGTGTGGTACAAGGTGGAGCAGAGACTGGCTCTCTGCTCTGCCACCACCCCAAGATTGCCAAAATCTCCTTCACAGGCAGCGTTCCAACAGGCAAGAAG ATCATGGAAATGTCTGCAAAGGGGGTGAAGCAGGTGACTCTGGAACTCGGAGGAAAGTCTCCCCTCATCATCTTCAAAGACTGTGATCTGGAGAACGCTGTAAGGGGAGCGCTCATGGCCAACTTCCTGACACAAGGACAG GTTTGCTGCAATGGAACCAGGGTGTTTGTGCAGAGGGAGATCATGCCACAGTTCCTGGAAGAAGTTGTCAAGAGGACCAAGACCATCGCTGTGGGCGACCCACTGCTCGAGAGCACCCGGATGGGGGCCATGATCAGCAAGCCCCAGCTTGACAAAGCTCTGGGGTTTGTCACTCAGGCCAAGAAGGAG ggAGCCAAAGTGCTTTGTGGAGGAGAGGCTTTTGTCCCCAGTGACCCCAAACTGAAGGGGGGGTATTTTATGTCCCCCTGTGTCCTTG ataactgcagagatgacatGACCTGTGTTAAGGAGGAGATTTTTGGTCCAGTCATGTCTGTCCTGCCTTTTGACAATGAGGAAGAAGTGATCCAGAGAGCTAACAACACCACCTATGGACTGGCCTCTGGTGTCTTCACTAG GGATATATCTCGAGCTCATCGTGTGGCAGAGAGGCTGGAGGCGGGGACTTGCTTCATCAATAACTACAACAGCATCGCTGTGGAAATGCCGTTCGGAGGATACAAGATGTCAG GCTTTGGCAGGGAGAACGGCCAGGTGACCATTGAGTACTACTCCCAGCTGAAGACTGTGGTTGTTGAACTGGGAGACGTTGAGAATCACTTCTAA
- the tmco1 gene encoding calcium load-activated calcium channel: MSTMFADTILIVFISICTALLAEGITWVLVYQTEKYKRLKAEVEKQSKKLEKKKETITESAGRQQKKKIERQEEKLKNNNRDLSMVRMKSMFAIGFCFTALMGMFNSIFDGRVVAKLPFVPLSYIQGLSHRNLLGEDYTDCSFIFLYILCTMSIRQNIQKMLGLAPSRAATKQAGGFLGPPPQTAKFS; encoded by the exons ATGAGCACCATGTTTGCAGACACCATTCTGATCGTCTTTATCTCTATCTGTACGGCGCTGTTAGCAGAAG GGATCACCTGGGTTTTAGTGTATCAAACTGAAAAGTACAAGAGGCTAAAGGCTGAGGtggaaaaacaaagcaaaaagc ttgaaaagaaaaaagaaaccatCACTGAATCTGCAGgacgccagcagaagaagaaaattg AAAGACAGGAAGAAAAACTGAAGAACAACAACAGAGACCTGTCCATG GTACGCATGAAGTCCATGTTTGCTATTGGCTTCTGCTTTACAGCTTTGATGGGCATGTTCAACTCCAT CTTTGATGGAAGAGTTGTGGCCAAACTGCCGTTTGTGCCACTGTCCTACATTCAGGGCCTTTCACACCGCAACCTGCTGGGTGAAGACTACACCGACTGCTCCTTTATCTTCCTCTACATCCTCTGCACTATGTCCATCAGACAG AACATTCAGAAAATGCTCGGACTCGCACCCTCCAGAGCTGCCACCAAACAGGCAGGGGGCTTCTTGGGACCTCCTCCTCAAACGGCAAAGTTTTCCTAA